One part of the Rutidosis leptorrhynchoides isolate AG116_Rl617_1_P2 chromosome 1, CSIRO_AGI_Rlap_v1, whole genome shotgun sequence genome encodes these proteins:
- the LOC139888372 gene encoding non-specific lipid-transfer protein-like, producing the protein MVGITMKVLCAMMACMFLSISYTEAALACPAVASFFAPCIKYLITSGGPIPPSCCNGLKELNNVAKTTPDRQTACGCIINFYKSSPNINNDNAAGLAGKCGVNIAYTNPTTDCTKAGPENLNAQCEHLKNMPPAVSSAACSLCRLVKPPNQKKKLKPN; encoded by the exons ATGGTAGGGATAACGATGAAGGTTTTATGTGCTATGATGGCATGCATGTTTTTGTCGATTTCGTATACAGAGGCAGCTTTAGCATGCCCTGCAGTTGCGAGCTTCTTTGCTCCGTGCATTAAATACTTGATCACATCTGGTGGTCCAATCCCACCATCTTGCTGTAACGGACTTAAGGAATTAAACAACGTCGCAAAAACAACTCCAGATCGACAGACAGCATGTGGTTGTATAATTAACTTTTATAAATCTAGCcccaatatcaataatgataacgcCGCTGGGCTTGCTGGTAAATGTGGTGTTAACATTGCTTACACCAACCCTACCACCGATTGCACCAA GGCCGGTCCTGAGAATTTGAATGCCCAGTGCGAACATCTCAAAAATATGCCCCCTGCCGTGAGCTCTGCAGCCTGCAGCCTCTGTAGACTTGTAAAACCACCGAACCAGAAGAAAAAATTGAAACCAAATTGA